From a single Columba livia isolate bColLiv1 breed racing homer chromosome 15, bColLiv1.pat.W.v2, whole genome shotgun sequence genomic region:
- the MMD2 gene encoding monocyte to macrophage differentiation factor 2 isoform X1 encodes MFVSRVLDFQKTRYARFMNHRVPSNCRYQPTEYEHAANCATHAFWILPSILGSSILYILSDNRWETISAWIYGFGLSSLFIVSTIFHTISWKKRHLRTVEHCLHMFDRMVIYFFIAASYAPWLNLRELGPWASHMRWIIWIMASIGTIYVFFFHERYKLVELVCYVIMGFFPALVILSMPNRDGLPELVAGGFFYCLGMVFFKSDGRIPFAHAIWHLFVAIGAGIHYYAIWRALQRPRALENTSSKSVLSAQLSTSPLDGPLELPPDISSLEWQPGSQALPCTCLHLMGTRAGSRSVIHLAGVGLSASGDFLCL; translated from the exons GTTCATGAATCACCGCGTCCCGTCCAACTGCAGGTACCAGCCGACAGAGTACGAGCACGCGGCGAATTGTGCCACCCATGCG TTCTGGATCCTGCCCAGCATCCTTGGCAGCTCCATCCTCTACATTCTCTCTGACAACCGATGGGAAACTATATCAGCCTGGATCTATGGCTTCGGCTTATCCAGCCTCTTCATTGTCTCCACTATCTTCCACACCATCTCCTGGAAGAAGAGGCATCTCAG GACTGTGGAGCACTGCTTGCACATGTTCGATAGGATGGTGATCTACTTCTTCATCGCAGCGTCATACGCTCCCTG GCTGAACCTGCGGGAGTTGGGTCCCTGGGCCTCCCACATGCGCTGGATCATCTGGATCATGGCATCTATTGGGACCATCTACGTTTTCTTCTTCCATGAGCG GTACAAGCTAGTGGAGCTGGTGTGCTATGTTATCATGGGTTTCTTCCCTGCCTTGGTCATCCTCTCCATG CCCAACAGGGATGGTCTCCCGGAGCTGGTGGCCGGTGGATTCTTCTACTGCCTGGGCATGGTCTTCTTCAAAAGCGATGGCCGCATCCCCTTTGCCCACGCCATCTGGCACCTCTTCGTGGCCATCGGAGCTGGCATCCACTACTACGCCATTTGGAG GGCTCTTCAGAGACCCCGAGCATTGGAAAACACTTCCTCTAAGTCAGTATTAAGTGCACAACTCAGTACATCCCCACTAGATGGGCCCTTGGAGCTCCCCCCGGACATTTCCTCCCTGGAGTGGCAGCCCGGCTCCCAGGCTCTGCCATGCACATGCCTTCATCTGATGGGGACCAGGGCGGGATCCAGGTCTGTCATCCACCTGGCTGGGGTCGGCCTATCCGCATCAGGggattttctttgtctttga
- the MMD2 gene encoding monocyte to macrophage differentiation factor 2 isoform X3, with amino-acid sequence MFVSRVLDFQKTRYARFMNHRVPSNCRYQPTEYEHAANCATHAFWILPSILGSSILYILSDNRWETISAWIYGFGLSSLFIVSTIFHTISWKKRHLRTVEHCLHMFDRMVIYFFIAASYAPWLNLRELGPWASHMRWIIWIMASIGTIYVFFFHERYKLVELVCYVIMGFFPALVILSMPNRDGLPELVAGGFFYCLGMVFFKSDGRIPFAHAIWHLFVAIGAGIHYYAIWRDVTGTRLG; translated from the exons GTTCATGAATCACCGCGTCCCGTCCAACTGCAGGTACCAGCCGACAGAGTACGAGCACGCGGCGAATTGTGCCACCCATGCG TTCTGGATCCTGCCCAGCATCCTTGGCAGCTCCATCCTCTACATTCTCTCTGACAACCGATGGGAAACTATATCAGCCTGGATCTATGGCTTCGGCTTATCCAGCCTCTTCATTGTCTCCACTATCTTCCACACCATCTCCTGGAAGAAGAGGCATCTCAG GACTGTGGAGCACTGCTTGCACATGTTCGATAGGATGGTGATCTACTTCTTCATCGCAGCGTCATACGCTCCCTG GCTGAACCTGCGGGAGTTGGGTCCCTGGGCCTCCCACATGCGCTGGATCATCTGGATCATGGCATCTATTGGGACCATCTACGTTTTCTTCTTCCATGAGCG GTACAAGCTAGTGGAGCTGGTGTGCTATGTTATCATGGGTTTCTTCCCTGCCTTGGTCATCCTCTCCATG CCCAACAGGGATGGTCTCCCGGAGCTGGTGGCCGGTGGATTCTTCTACTGCCTGGGCATGGTCTTCTTCAAAAGCGATGGCCGCATCCCCTTTGCCCACGCCATCTGGCACCTCTTCGTGGCCATCGGAGCTGGCATCCACTACTACGCCATTTGGAG AGATGTGACAGGCACCCGCCTGGGATGA
- the MMD2 gene encoding monocyte to macrophage differentiation factor 2 isoform X2: MFVSRVLDFQKTRYARFMNHRVPSNCRYQPTEYEHAANCATHAFWILPSILGSSILYILSDNRWETISAWIYGFGLSSLFIVSTIFHTISWKKRHLRTVEHCLHMFDRMVIYFFIAASYAPWLNLRELGPWASHMRWIIWIMASIGTIYVFFFHERYKLVELVCYVIMGFFPALVILSMPNRDGLPELVAGGFFYCLGMVFFKSDGRIPFAHAIWHLFVAIGAGIHYYAIWRYLYRPSTLESKTPR; encoded by the exons GTTCATGAATCACCGCGTCCCGTCCAACTGCAGGTACCAGCCGACAGAGTACGAGCACGCGGCGAATTGTGCCACCCATGCG TTCTGGATCCTGCCCAGCATCCTTGGCAGCTCCATCCTCTACATTCTCTCTGACAACCGATGGGAAACTATATCAGCCTGGATCTATGGCTTCGGCTTATCCAGCCTCTTCATTGTCTCCACTATCTTCCACACCATCTCCTGGAAGAAGAGGCATCTCAG GACTGTGGAGCACTGCTTGCACATGTTCGATAGGATGGTGATCTACTTCTTCATCGCAGCGTCATACGCTCCCTG GCTGAACCTGCGGGAGTTGGGTCCCTGGGCCTCCCACATGCGCTGGATCATCTGGATCATGGCATCTATTGGGACCATCTACGTTTTCTTCTTCCATGAGCG GTACAAGCTAGTGGAGCTGGTGTGCTATGTTATCATGGGTTTCTTCCCTGCCTTGGTCATCCTCTCCATG CCCAACAGGGATGGTCTCCCGGAGCTGGTGGCCGGTGGATTCTTCTACTGCCTGGGCATGGTCTTCTTCAAAAGCGATGGCCGCATCCCCTTTGCCCACGCCATCTGGCACCTCTTCGTGGCCATCGGAGCTGGCATCCACTACTACGCCATTTGGAGGTACCTCTACCGGCCCAGCACACTGGAGTCTAAAACACCCCGGTAG